One window of Oncorhynchus masou masou isolate Uvic2021 chromosome 28, UVic_Omas_1.1, whole genome shotgun sequence genomic DNA carries:
- the pks1 gene encoding mycocerosic acid synthase, whose protein sequence is MEDNKDEIAIVGIGCNFPGGEGLDNFWKVLLEGRNCVVDIPDERFDSTYWYDPDDSKPGKTQTTKAALIDGFNEFDHKFFGITEAETDFMDPQHKLLLQCTYRALEDAGMPMEKVSGTRTGVYIGLMNRDYETLLNNRPSTITHYNGTGTAMSVAANRISFIFNLTGPSFAIDSACSSSLVALHSACQAIKQGDCEMALCGGVSCIIEPRVFVALSKAKMISPEGTSKPFSSRADGYGRGEGCGVILLKPLKNALRDFDKVWGIVRRTAVNQDGHTVTPITKPSMVQQVELLHRIYSAESDLSSVQYIEAHGTGTPVGDPIEAGSISEVIAKARPPGSETLCIGSVKGNIGHTESAAGVAGLIKVLLMMKHEIIVPSLFYSEDSASIDAKVLNVRVPIKAEKWEKTEPMARLAGINSFGFGGTNAHAIVKEYVQGNNTRLTTYDCPKLFVLSAASENSLAMSITDTYQRLSRDKQTDILTLMFTSACRRSHLRHKYRKAFMTSSVPDLENQLQCAMNRKLEPSRSDNRLIFVFCGNGVTYRGMCKQLLKEEPVFREKVREVENLFQNYKSTGISQKIANDFDNDDYTKPDVVQPLLFAIQVGIASLFKHWGIKPDAILGHSVGEVAAAHCSGLLSLEDAVKVIYFRSTLQSKVTGGKMLVVSNMTVSEILKILPIYSGKVCLAAFNSPQSCALSGDADAIDNIHQKLTALFRGKNLFLRVLDVPAAYHSHMMDPIVDHIEESIGSLAANKMDCELFSTVTGDMYTHGDFSTGRYWARNIREPVSFEQTMKAATKDQKNVVFVEIGPRRALQRYIQETLGNDTIVLSSVQPEKDHETMLTTVSKVFEQGVHVDWDKFYEGCEASPTPLPRYQFDNLTKEVYFEAVRQGNEKTASSQHPLISQTKHESKEHKCNLSSDTAAYLWEHKNNGVAIAPGALYVELAFASIMANSRPKMPICSMQLSVTFQSLFTLSTNSQHLKVVLEATENETMFKIQSPSATHASGTICCRSGRTLVEEQTICPDVIFKRCKSVVKGEEIYSFLSRAGFEYGPIFRQLDDVHFGDEFKEAVSAIKVSGEVLKQLHEYFLHPVVLDYFLQMTAMVAVGGLTTRPVFPSAIGSVVIAAPLQEDMIMYLRAIQETSDYLDVCGCFSNKDGHVLVELKHVRISFLGNCSHVAESFFFHNELFTITDNTHVSCKPKALIFEDILGVGTALRPHLHQTSFFVLNREFGTNPQVRDLVSHSLQGDAGVDTQEVLFMWGVQDLSHLSTEMALECLVDCCEHYRQIVLALKENKCSCTIRVITYRSAETTVDHVNPGFVLSGMTRACAAEIPSLSFQLIDLASVSSEDIQALVHVINTSKHPEVMISRGQIYSTVIVRTPIKGIASSEGTVYSLSSGHFILQTADPYRMTSLSAMPFDVKDNHIQEKSVEIQLSEICVHSSDYFSVSVSDLNFGQTMYWNKHASQNHQLLALDFSGTVTAVGKGVSKLKVGEHVVSCYPIAASSKVVIPEAACYKTKRLPFLKEAPCVSYFVLAWDILYRALPRVKQQRRLAIISSVPDSVLLKVLTQTANKSGWNAIVLPQFSGQLLNIDQCNTFVVLPPFDPSVVVRISSGATAKNIVVVCDNQVSSSANIFAHESEHTHIQTLYVSNVFQRANIKAQKTKIHNWLRSLHLDGVSQSLQTITFQSTDTRDPQPTAHCESYFRAKAVSQVVLGHADSENTLSDIPLLMRPRQLFKKSCVYIVTGGLSGLGLETVKFIAHRGGGCIATLSRSPMSAEMQFEMDTLQRRCGVSIMSVQCDVSVSGQVVNAITAIVQMFPSCPIKGVFHSAAVLHDALIETLDRSHFNKVLRPKVNGALNLHYATQHNKLDYFVCYSSISSFIGNASQSNYAAANSFLDTFSHYRRNLGLAGQSINWGPLNLGLLLNRDNFQRFLEAKGMMIMEVSEVHEALEKCLLMNNPQQVICKFNFRNLSNHVLSQNASLRGRLTALVEQELENTNMTEPIVQQLSTAHENVRAMLSKITSVSIDEVNDDTALYALGIDSMLAMTLQNYIFQERGVNVPLVKLLDPTTTLSTLVTILKESG, encoded by the exons ATGGAGGACAACAAAGACGAAATTGCCATAGTTGGGATAGGATGCAATTTCCCAGGAG GTGAGGGGCTTGACAatttctggaaggttctattgGAAGGGAGGAACTGTGTCGTAGACATTCCAGACGAGAGGTTTGACAGCACTTATTGGTATGATCCTGATGATAGCAAACCTGGAAAGACGCAAACAACCAAAGCTGCTCTTATAGATGG GTTTAATGAGTTTGATCACAAGTTCTTTGGCATCACTGAGGCTGAAACGGATTTCATGGACCCTCAGCACAAGCTCCTACTCCAGTGTACATACAGGGCATTAGAGGATGCTGGAATGCCAATGGAGAAAGTCAGTGGTACCAGAACAGGTGTTTACATAG GTCTCATGAACAGGGACTATGAGACCCTCCTGAACAACAGACCCAGCACCATAACCCACTACAATGGCACAGGGACGGCTATGAGCGTGGCGGCCAACAGGATATCCTTCATCTTCAATCTCACTGGTCCCTCGTTTGCCATAGACAGTGCATGTTCCTCCTCCTTGGTGGCTCTCCATTCTGCCTGCCAGGCCATCAAGCAAG GAGACTGTGAAATGGCTCTCTGTGGCGGTGTAAGCTGTATCATAGAGCCGCGAGTCTTTGTCGCTCTCAGCAAGGCAAAGATGATTTCACCTGAAGGCACCAGCAAACCTTTCTCCAGCAGAGCAGATGGCTATGGCAGAGGAGAGGGCTGCGGGGTTATTCTGCTGAAGCCACTGAAAAAC GCTCTGAGGGACTTTGACAAGGTATGGGGCATAGTAAGAAGAACTGCAGTAAACCAAGATGgtcacactgtcactccaatCACCAAGCCATCCATGGTCCAGCAGGTAGAGCTACTACACAGAATCTACTCGGCAGAGTCTGACCTGTCATCTGTCCAGTACATAGAGGCTCATGGGACTGGAACTCCAGTGGGCGATCCCATAGAAGCAGGCAGCATCTCCGAAGTCATTGCCAAAGCCAGACCTCCAGGTTCAGAAACACTCTGCATCGGCTCTGTGAAAGGCAACATTGGACACACAGAATCTGCAGCTGGAGTGGCAGGTCTAATCAAGGTACTCCTAATGATGAAGCATGAAATCATTGTCCCTTCACTGTTCTACTCTGAGGATAGTGCCAGTATCGATGCCAAAGTTCTCAATGTAAGAGTTCCGATCAAAGCAGAGAAGTGGGAAAAAACAGAGCCCATGGCAAGGCTAGCTGGCATTAATAGCTTTGGGTTTGGAGGGACAAATGCTCATGCGATAGTGAAGGAGTATGTGCAGGGCAACAACACCAGATTGACTACTTATGACTGTCCCAAGTTGTTTGTTTTGTCTGCAGCCTCTGAGAACTCATTGGCAATGTCTATCACAGACACATATCAAAGACTTAGCAGAGATAAGCAAACTGACATACTCACTTTGATGTTTACCTCAGCATGTAGGAGGAGCCATTTGAGACACAAATACAGGAAAGCATTTATGACGTCCTCTGTCCCCGACTTAGAGAATCAACTACAGTGTGCGATGAACAGGAAGCTTGAGCCATCAAGGTCAGATAACAGGTTGATTTTTGTGTTCTGTGGGAATGGAGTGACCTACAGGGGAATGTGTAAGCAGCTTCTGAAAGAGGAGCCAGTGTTCAGAGAAAAGGTCAGAGAGGTTGAGAATCTCTTCCAGAATTATAAAAGTACTGGCATCTCACAAAAGATAGCAAACGATTTTGACAATGATGATTATACCAAGCCAGATGTTGTTCAGCCCCTCCTCTTTGCCATTCAGGTTGGCATTGCCAGTCTCTTCAAGCACTGGGGCATCAAACCAGATGCCATTCTTGGCCACTCTGTTGGAGAGGTTGCTGCTGCCCACTGCTCTGGTCTGCTGTCCCTTGAGGATGCAGTGAAGGTGATCTATTTCCGCAGTACTCTGCAGAGTAAGGTAACAGGAGGGAAAATGCTTGTGGTCAGTAACATGACTGTGTCAGAGATCCTGAAAATCCTTCCAATCTACTCTGGGAAGGTTTGCCTGGCTGCTTTCAACAGCCCACAGTCCTGCGCCCTCTCAGGTGATGCAGACGCTATAGACAATATCCATCAAAAGCTGACAGCTTTGTTTAGAGGCAAGAATCTGTTCCTCCGTGTACTGGATGTACCTGCTGCATACCACAGCCATATGATGGATCCCATAGTGGATCATATTGAGGAAAGTATTGGTTCTTTGGCAGCGAACAAAATGGATTGTGAGCTTTTCTCAACAGTGACTGGAGACATGTACACCCATGGAGACTTTAGCACAGGGAGATATTGGGCTAGGAATAtccgagagccagtttcatttgagcagacaatgaaagcaGCGACCAAAGACCAGAAGAATGTGGTCTTTGTGGAAATAGGCCCTAGAAGGGCTCTACAAAGGTACATCCAGGAGACTCTGGGAAATGACACTATAGTTCTGTCCTCAGTGCAGCCAGAAAAAGATCATGAGACAATGCTGACCACTGTGTCCAAAGTGTTTGAACAGGGGGTCCATGTAGACTGGGACAAGTTCTACGAAGGCTGTGAGGCATCACCAACACCTCTTCCAAGATATCAGTTTGATAATCTGACAAAAGAGGTGTATTTTGAGGCTGTAAGACAAGGAAATGAAAAAACAGCTTCCTCTCAACACCCACTGATATCTCAGACAAAGCATGAGAGCAAAGAGCACAAATGCAATCTTTCATCAGATACTGCAGCATATCTCTGGGAGCACAAAAACAATGGTGTTGCCATTGCTCCAGGTGCATTGTATGTTGAACTGGCTTTTGCCTCAATAATGGCAAATTCAAGACCAAAGATGCCGATTTGCTCGATGCAGCTAAGTGTAACTTTTCAGAGCTTGTTTACACTCAGCACAAACTCTCAGCATTTGAAAGTGGTACTGGAGGCAACCGAGAATGAGACCATGTTTAAGATACAGTCTCCCTCAGCAACACACGCATCAGGCACCATTTGTTGTCGAAGTGGGCGAACATTGGTTGAGGAACAAACCATTTGCCCGGATGTCATTTTCAAAAGGTGCAAATCCGTGGTAAAGGGGGAGGAGATCTATTCATTCCTCTCCCGTGCAGGTTTTGAGTATGGTCCTATTTTCAGACAGCTGGATGATGTACATTTCGGCGATGAATTCAAGGAGGCGGTGTCAGCAATTAAGGTCTCAGGTGAGGTGCTGAAACAGCTTCATGAGTACTTCCTTCACCCTGTGGTGTTGGACTATTTTCTGCAAATGACTGCTATGGTAGCTGTTGGAGGACTGACCACCAGGCCGGTTTTCCCATCTGCCATTGGCAGTGTGGTAATAGCAGCACCTCTGCAGGAGGATATGATTATGTATCTGAGAGCAATTCAAGAAACCTCAGACTACTTAGATGTTTGTGGTTGCTTTTCCAATAAAGACGGACATGTTTTAGTGGAACTAAAGCATGTGAGGATCTCGTTTTTAGGAAATTGTTCACATGTTGCAGAGTCATTCTTCTTTCACAATGAACTTTTCACCATCACTGACAATACCCATGTAAGCTGTAAACCCAAAGCCTTGATCTTTGAGGACATCCTGGGAGTTGGCACAGCATTGAGGCCACACCTACACCAAACATCATTTTTTGTCTTGAACAGAGAGTTTGGAACCAACCCACAAGTTCGAGACTTAGTGTCTCACTCTCTTCAAGGTGATGCTGGTGTAGATACACAGGAGGTACTGTTCATGTGGGGTGTACAAGACCTCAGTCATCTGTCGACTGAGATGGCATTGGAATGCTTGGTTGACTGCTGTGAGCATTATCGTCAGATTGTTCTTGCCTTGAAAGAAAACAAGTGTTCCTGCACAATCCGAGTCATAACCTACCGTTCAGCAGAGACGACCGTAGACCATGTCAATCCTGGTTTTGTCCTGTCCGGCATGACAAGAGCCTGTGCTGCTGAGATACcaagcctctcctttcagctgaTTGACCTTGCTTCTGTGTCAAGTGAAGACATTCAGGCATTGGTTCATGTGATTAACACCAGCAAACACCCAGAGGTCATGATTAGCAGGGGCCAAATATATTCAACAGTGATAGTCCGTACGCCCATAAAAGGGATTGCCAGCTCTGAGGGAACTGTCTACTCTTTGAGTTCTGGGCATTTCATCCTTCAGACTGCTGATCCATACAGAATGACTAGCTTGTCTGCCATGCCTTTTGATGTAAAGGATAACCACATCCAGGAGAAATCAGTTGAAATTCAGCTCAGTGAGATTTGTGTTCATTCCTCAGACTACTTTTCTGTCAGCGTCTCTGATCTGAACTTTGGCCAGACAATGTACTGGAACAAACATGCTTCTCAGAACCACCAGCTTTTGGCCCTTGACTTCAGTGGCACTGTCACAGCTGTAGGGAAAGGTGTGAGCAAACTGAAAGTGGGAGAGCATGTAGTTTCATGTTATCCTATTGCTGCATCTTCTAAGGTTGTGATTCCAGAAGCAGCATGCTACAAAACAAAGAGGCTCCCATTTCTGAAGGAGGCTCCATGTGTGTCCTACTTTGTGCTGGCATGGGACATCTTGTACAGAGCGTTACCCAGAGTCAAACAACAGAGAAGGTTGGCCATCATCTCCTCTGTACCTGACTCTGTTCTGCTGAAGGTCTTAACCCAAACGGCAAACAAATCAGGATGGAATGCCATCGTTCTGCCCCAGTTTAGTGGACAACTCCTGAACATTGATCAGTGTAATACATTTGTTGTATTGCCTCCCTTTGATCCATCTGTAGTGGTAAGAATAAGCAGTGGAGCCACAGCAAAGAATATTGTTGTAGTCTGTGACAACCAGGTGTCATCCTCAGCAAACATTTTTGCACATGAGAGTGAACATACACACATCCAAACACTTTACGTGTCAAATGTTTTCCAGAGAGCCAATATAAAGGCACAGAAAACAAAGATCCACAATTGGCTGAGGTCATTACATTTGGATGGTGTATCGCAATCTCTGCAAACCATTACCTTTCAATCGACAGACACAAGAGATCCTCAGCCCACTGCGCACTGTGAGTCCTACTTCAGAGCTAAGGCTGTGTCTCAAGTAGTTTTGGGTCATGCGGATTCAGAAAATACACTATCTGATATCCCTTTGCTAATGAGACCACGGCAGCTCTTTAAGAAGAGTTGTGTGTACATTGTGACCGGAGGGCTCTCGGGTTTGGGACTTGAGACTGTGAAGTTCATTGCTCACAGGGGTGGCGGATGCATTGCAACCCTCTCCAGAAGTCCCATGTCAGCTGAGATGCAGTTTGAGATGGACACTCTCCAGAGGAGATGTGGGGTGTCTATCATGAGTGTCCAATGTGACGTGTCAGTGTCAGGGCAGGTTGTGAATGCAATCACAGCAATTGTACAAATGTTTCCCTCCTGTCCAATCAAAGGAGTGTTTCACAGTGCAGCTGTGTTGCATGATGCTTTGATCGAAACCCTTGACCGATCACACTTCAATAAAGTTCTTCGACCCAAAGTGAATGGGGCATTGAATCTTCACTATGCAACACAGCACAACAAATTGGATTACTTTGTGTGCTACtcttccatctcttcattcatTGGCAATGCTTCGCAGTCTAACTATGCAGCAGCCAATTCGTTCCTGGACACTTTCTCTCATTATCGGCGAAACCTTGGGCTTGCTGGACAGTCCATCAACTGGGGGCCTTTGAACCTCGGTCTCTTGTTGAACAGAGACAATTTCCAAAGGTTTCTTGAGGCAAAGGGCATGATGATAATGGAGGTGTCAGAAGTCCATGAGGCCCTTGAAAAGTGTTTGTTGATGAACAATCCACAGCAAGTCATTTGCAAATTCAACTTCAGAAATCTGAGCAACCACGTTCTCTCCCAAAACGCATCTCTCAGAGGCAGGCTGACAGCTTTGGTCGAGCAAGAACTTGAGAACACCAACATGACAGAACCCATTGTCCAACAGCTTTCCACAGCACATGAGAATGTCAGGGCTATGCTAAGTAAAATCACCAGTGTTAGCATAGATGAGGTAAATGACGACACTGCCCTGTATGCACTGGGTATTGACTCAATGTTGGCTATGACTCTGCAGAATTACATCTTCCAAGAGAGAGGTGTGAATGTTCCCCTGGTTAAACTACTGGATCCAACCACCACACTGTCTACATTGGTAACAATTCTGAAAGAGAGTGGGTAA
- the ptchd3a gene encoding patched domain-containing protein 3: MPVFNMAGCRTDCVEKPFSIGFQKFGRFVGRHPWWFFICPLVISTALGTGFYFLEDMEANNIEDQFTPVNGPAKLERKFVEENFPLNNSVYSNQRLYTMGEFASFIAVSRDPNIFTDGAIKEILSLDKKVREIKLSRGHEQLTYEGLCARKSNKCIPNKILDIMNHYGSNIDQTELTFPFFRFGFTTIFLGYSVGGVNVSSTVIKSAKAIRLFYCLKEGNRSTTDLWLNEFLKVFPSNQSLNFITVTHSTSLSRQVEFEANTRDVIPLFSITYVIAIVFSIVSCLRFDCVRNKVWVATFGVLSAGLAVLSAFGMMLHIGVPFVMTVANSPFLILGIGVDDMFILISCWQQTNVHARVEDRLADTYKEAAISITITTLTDVLAFYIGLMTPFRSVQSFCLYTSTAILFCFIYSITFFGAFLVLNGRRENSNKHWLTCKEVPEDCPVGRSKWYDLCCVGGAYDRHTGAEEVQPMNHFFKKHYGPFLVKPWTKVCVILLYSVYLSISIYGCFQIQEGIDLRNLAADDSYVNRYYDDEKGYFYEYGPNIMVIIRGEFAYWEEKNMLDLESCVEDFKNLSFIEKDIFTSWLKSYKYYGYHTNLNLSVENVFKTNLSSFLRSYSDFKQDVNFTNNSIRASRFFIQTVNITTAIDEMNMLNNLRDTARRCSVPLLVYHPVFIYHDQYAVIVSNTVQNISVTTAVMLLISLLLIPNPLCCLWVTFSIASVIVGVTGFMALWDVNLDTISMIILVVCIGFSVDFSAHISYAFVSNKKPTANEKAVEALFHLGYPILQGALSTILGVIVLSASKNYIFRTFFKIMFLVIFFGLFHGITFIPVFLTFFDFFSSNSGNVSPQEKRALENEAMTNCQLKNIQEKAIDHDKQIYDNHTFLPDNQQLFPTQACPSVWTLTVNTHPTQSGQMCMASTVPMFRVDSQTYEVQMYTARNDAVTVNCNQNLGAGEHHCVIGNNQPPVSQECNAPFINCSDSADPVP, from the exons ATGCCGGTATTTAATATGGCTGGGTGTCGGACAGACTGCGTTGAGAAGCCATTCTCCATTGGATTTCAGAAATTCGGCCGTTTCGTGGGAAGGCATCCTTGGTGGTTCTTTATCTGCcccctggtcatctctacagcGCTCGGGACTGGGTTTTATTTTCTTGAGGACATGGAGGCCAACAACATCGAGGACCAATTTACACCAGTAAACGGACCCGCAAAACTTGAGAGGAAATTTGTAGAAGAGAACTTTCCGCTGAATAACTCGGTGTATTCAAACCAGAGACTGTACACCATGGGGGAATTTGCATCCTTCATAGCGGTCTCAAGAGATCCCAACATCTTCACTGATGGAGCCATCAAAGAAATATTAAGTTTAGACAAGAAGGTCCGGGAAATAAAACTTTCGAGAGGTCATGAACAGCTTACATATGAAGGACTTTGCGCCAGAAAATCCAATAAATGTATTCCCAATAAAATATTAGATATCATGAATCATTATGGTAGCAACATTGACCAGACTGAACTCACCTTTCCATTTTTCCGTTTTGGATTCACAACAATATTTCTAGGATATTCTGTCGGTGGAGTTAATGTAAGCTCAACAGTCATAAAGAGTGCTAAAGCAATACGACTTTTTTATTGTCTGAAAGAAGGTAACCGCTCTACAACAGATCTGTGGCTAAACGAATTCCTCAAGGTTTTCCCCTCCAACCAGTCACTAAATTTCATCACG GTTACACATTCTACATCCCTGTCTAGGCAGGTGGAATTCGAGGCCAACACCAGGGACGTTATCCCCTTGTTTTCCATCACATATGTTATAGCCATAGTCTTTTCCATTGTGTCTTGCTTAAG GTTTGATTGTGTGAGGAACAAGGTATGGGTGGCCACCTTTGGAGTATTATCTGCAGGGCTTGCGGTGCTGTCTGCCTTCGGGATGATGCTGCATATTGGAGTGCCTTTTGTAATGACTGTGGCTAACTCCCCCTTCTTGATATTGG GTATTGGTGTTGATGACATGTTCATCCTCATATCCTGCTGGCAGCAGACCAACGTTCACGcccgagtggaagaccgcttagCAGACACATACAAGGAGGCGGCCATTTCcattaccatcaccaccctgacgGATGTGTTAGCGTTCTACATCGGGCTCATGACTCCATTCCGCTCTGTGCAATCCTTCTGCCTGTACACCAGCACGGCCATCTTGTTTTGCTTTATTTACAGCATCACCTTCTTTGGGGCATTCCTCGTACTGAATGGGAGGCGTGAGAACAGCAACAAGCACTGGCTGACGTGCAAGGAGGTCCCAGAGGATTGCCCCGTGGGTCGCTCAAAATGGTACGACCTGTGCTGTGTGGGAGGAGCTTACGACCGCCATACTGGAGCAGAGGAAGTACAGCCCATGAATCACTTTTTTAAGAAGCACTACGGCCCTTTTCTGGTAAAGCCCTGGACCAAGGTGTGCGTGATCCTGCTCTATTCAGTTTATTTGTCCATCAGCATTTATGGATGCTTCCAGATACAGGAGGGTATTGACCTTCGCAATTTAGCTGCTGATGATTCATATGTGAATAGGTATTATGATGATGAAAAAGGCTACTTTTATGAGTATGGGCCAAATATCATGGTAATCATAAGGGGTGAATTTGCATACTGGGAGGAAAAGAATATGTTGGATCTTGAATCTTGTGTGGAGGACTTCAAAAACCTGTCCTTTATTGAGAAAGATATCTTTACATCCTGGCTGAAATCATATAAATATTATGGGTACCATACAAATCTGAATTTGAGTGTTGAAAATGTTTTCAAGACAAACCTAAGTTCGTTTCTGAGATCCTACTCTGACTTCAAGCAAGATGTAAATTTCACAAATAATTCTATCCGTGCCTCACGCTTCTTCATCCAGACTGTCAATATCACTACTGCCATTGATGAAATGAACATGTTAAACAATCTGCGAGATACTGCTAGGAGATGCTCTGTCCCTCTATTGGTATACCACCCTGTCTTTATATACCATGATCAGTACGCTGTCATAGTGAGTAACACCGTTCAGAATATCTCCGTCACCACAGCAGTCATGTTATTGATCTCCCTCCTACTGATTCCAAACCCTCTCTGTTGTCTGTGGGTGACATTCTCCATCGCTTCTGTCATTGTGGGCGTCACTGGTTTCATGGCATTGTGGGATGTTAATTTAGACACCATATCCATGATCATTCTTGTTGTCTGCATTGGATTCTCCGTGGACTTCTCCGCACACATTTCCTATGCCTTTGTTTCCAATAAGAAGCCAACTGCAAACGAGAAAGCCGTGGAAGCGCTGTTCCATTTGGGCTATCCCATACTTCAGGGTGCTTTGTCAACCATACTGGGCGTGATAGTGCTGTCTGCTTCCAAGAACTACATCTTCAGAACCTTCTTCAAGATCATGTTCCTTGTCATCTTTTTTGGACTGTTCCATGGCATAACTTTTATCCCTGTCTTTTTGACATTCTTTGACTTTTTCAGCAGCAACTCAGGCAATGTCAGCCCTCAGGAGAAAAGGGCGCTGGAAAACGAAGCCATGACCAACTGCCAGCTCAAAAACATCCAAGAGAAAGCCATTGATCACGACAAGCAAATCTATGACAATCACACCTTCCTGCCAGACAATCAACAATTATTCCCAACACAGGCCTGCCCCTCAGTCTGGACCCTGACTGTCAACACCCATCCCACCCAAAGTGGTCAGATGTGCATGGCAAGCACAGTTCCCATGTTCAGAGTTGATAGTCAAACATATGAAGTTCAGATGTACACAGCTCGTAATGACGCTGTCACGGTCAATTGCAACCAGAATCTGGGGGCTGGTGAACATCATTGTGTGATTGGAAATAACCAACCACCAGTTTCGCAGGAGTGTAATGCCCCGTTTATCAATTGCTCTGATTCTGCAGATCCTGTTCCTTGA